Proteins encoded together in one Miscanthus floridulus cultivar M001 chromosome 16, ASM1932011v1, whole genome shotgun sequence window:
- the LOC136514165 gene encoding uncharacterized protein isoform X1 translates to MVWKSWGAAPPPPPPPLLRIALLLLAAAAPLLSGAGDVALSFSATPRRVSRSTSAAFAFRVLRAAGGPCADCLVTCQLDGEPASPCGGSGGNNGTTAAANYTGLKDGNHTFTACARTASPSNSSSSLTCATYAWDVDTVPPTASVSAGPAFTSASSVSALVSFTEPCPGGGGFVCNATYCNLIVYGPGSVDPSTLQVLSPVLRYSVAVAISPDAQYGRLVLVMGRGFCTDAAGHPFTRTPNSTFTLRFDRRSDSMNITATVPEKMLQIQGVTRLVQATNDEEGLRIYLAFAQPVLNSSEQILSALTATGAVLTPTNRSTLGKRRFGYVVNKMSDTTIVTVACDTSSIISRQGTPVLSAEPFTFLYDTQRPWVKLGTSARRTSSRDIPVLIKFAKPVFNFSTSAVQVSGGNVLSFHEASKSIYTLQIQAVDKLVSVQVAENAAQDVAGNPNLPSDVLQVRHYSVPASSSWIAAITTVIFLTTAAVATLLTVSTSSLVASGAISRPSSYMISEPSRNVLRMACHIQVFALSRWLSVNLPIEYYEFAKGIEWSIPYMRLPWEGPAADPFLGYSTMPAIAYSELLDRNAVGTVNISYPRAQGQPMTPTQIIPSDPVFPTEIPEDGKPTPPMQTPRDATPVMPVQTPLPLDGMPLTAMEYRSFFENPDMKPEAQIIMKLQDLDGWKYFGRNMFWLGVIGGGLILLHLLTLFYFKLRFRDREQWRRHGYGSLVLPRLEIMVVVLAMPCVAQAAAALIRGGTTCGLVVGIVLTAVLTSFLVGLLLFLSLGITMGRLLQYKEVHQEGQEYDHWYQELVRRTLGPGKRGQWTWKDPRRAACLLKIGPLFEDLRGPPKHMLTQIATRGGGGGKRRAAGGGPERMIASEDENEDSEAPFIQKLFGVLRVYFTLLESVKRVAVGIVAGAHASSGRSSRAHAVAVLSVASFQLFFMLLKKPFIKKRVQLVEILSVTSEVTVFAACLALIDRTSAASGGGGWLPDGEARGVGLAMLGAFVLGFAAQVCNEWNALYRQARLLSADRSSFLDGAKTACLGLLLLVLPSSVLGERVAVKHQQVPPPPGGGGAGESVSASTAADGGRGGSGSEGSRGSRGSNNERWWLRQLREMAKASFSKEGNAVPAGGGGEEASTSGSKARSGESKSKSKSLYNDLEAIFSNTSR, encoded by the exons ATGGTGTGGAAGAGCTGGggcgctgcgccgccgccgccgccgccaccgctgctgcGCATTGCTCTGCTGCTTCTCGCTGCTGCGGCGCCGCTCCTCTCCGGCGCCGGCGACGTCGCCCTCAGCTTCTCAGCCACCCCGCGCCGCGTCTCCAGGTCCACGTCTGCCGCCTTCGCCTTCCGGGTCCTGCGCGCCGCCGGAGGGCCTTGCGCCGACTGCCTCGTCACCTGCCAG TTGGACGGCGAGCCGGCGTCGCCCTGCGGCGGATCCGGCGGGAACAacgggacgacggcggcggcgaactACACGGGGCTCAAGGACGGCAACCACACCTTCACGGCGTGCGCGAGGACGGCGTCACCTTCGAATTCATCGTCCAGCCTCACCTGCGCCACCTACGCTTGGGATGTTG ACACTGTCCCACCAACGGCGTCCGTGTCGGCGGGGCCGGCGTTCACGAGCGCCTCCAGCGTGTCGGCGCTCGTCTCCTTCACCGAGCCCTGCCCCGGCGGTGGTGGATTCGTCTGCAACGCCACCTACTGCAAT CTCATCGTGTACGGCCCCGGCAGTGTGGACCCGTCGACGCTCCAGGTGCTCAGCCCCGTCCTGCGCTACTCCGTCGCCGTCGCCATCTCGCCGGACGCGCAGTACGGCCGCCTCGTCCTCGTCATGGGCAGGGGCTTCTGCACGGACGCCGCCGGCCACCCGTTCACCAGGACGCCCAACTCCACTTTCACCCTGCGCTTCG ATCGAAGGAGTGACTCCATGAACATCACCGCCACTGTTCCTGAGAAGATGCTCCAGATACAGGGCGTCACCAGGCTGGTTCAGGCCACCAACGACGAAGAGGGCCTCAGGATATACCTCGCCTTCGCCCAGCCGGTGCTCAACTCGTCCGAGCAGATCCTGAGTGCCCTTACGGCGACCGGCGCCGTGCTCACACCCACCAACAGAAGCACCCTCGGCAAACGCCGCTTCGGCTATGTT GTGAACAAGATGTCTGACACCACCATTGTGACCGTTGCCTGCGACACAAGCTCTATTATCAGCAGGCAAGGGACTCCGGTTCTTTCAGCAGAGCCATTCACGTTTCTTTATG ACACACAGAGACCTTGGGTTAAACTCGGCACATCGGCTCGCCGGACCAGCTCTCGCGACATCCCGGTCCTGATCAAGTTTGCAAAGCCTGTGTTCAACTTCAGCACCTCGGCAGTGCAGGTGTCTGGGGGCAATGTGCTGAG CTTCCATGAAGCCAGTAAGAGCATATACACGCTGCAGATACAGGCGGTCGACAAGCTGGTGTCGGTTCAGGTCGCAGAGAACGCAGCCCAGGACGTGGCTGGGAACCCCAACCTACCATCAGACGTTCTTCAAGTCAGGCACT ATTCTGTGCCTGCGTCATCGTCTTGGATCGCGGCAATCACCACTGTCATATTTCTGACAACTGCTGCCGTTGCCACACTCCTCACCGTTTCGACATCGTCTCTCGTCGCTTCCGGAGCTATCTCGAGGCCCTCTTCCTACATGATCTCAGAGCCATCAAGGAATGTCTTG AGGATGGCATGCCACATCCAAGTCTTTGCTCTGTCAAGATGGCTGTCAGTCAACCTGCCAATCGAGTACTACGAGTTTGCAAAGGGGATAGAATGGAGCATCCCCTACATGCGTCTGCCATGGGAAGGCCCGGCCGCAGACCCATTCCTGGGATACTCCACAATGCCTGCAATTGCATACTCGGAGCTGCTCGACAGGAACGCCGTCGGCACTGTAAACATCTCCTATCCTCGAGCACAAGGTCAGCCGATGACGCCGACGCAGATCATCCCATCAGACCCGGTATTCCCAACGGAGATCCCTGAAGATGGGAAACCCACACCGCCGATGCAAACTCCTAGAGACGCCACGCCGGTGATGCCAGTGCAGACCCCGTTGCCGTTGGACGGGATGCCCCTGACTGCAATGGAGTACCGTTCTTTCTTCGAG AACCCGGACATGAAGCCTGAGGCACAGATCATCATGAAGCTACAAGATTTGGATGG GTGGAAGTACTTCGGCAGGAACATGTTCTGGCTGGGCGTCATCGGCGGCGGCCTCATCCTCCTGCATCTCCTCACCCTCTTCTACTTCAAGCTGAGGTTCAGAGACAGGGAGCAGTGGCGGCGGCATGGCTACGGCTCGCTGGTTCTCCCCAGGCTGGAGATCATGGTCGTCGTTCTGGCAATGCCGTGTGTCGCCCAGGCAGCGGCAGCGCTCATCAGGGGCGGGACCACGTGCGGCCTGGTGGTAGGGATCGTGCTCACCGCCGTCCTGACTTCGTTCCTGGTGGGCCTGCTGCTGTTCCTGTCGCTGGGCATCACCATGGGCAGGCTGCTGCAGTACAAGGAGGTGCACCAGGAGGGGCAGGAGTACGACCACTGGTACCAGGAGCTGGTCCGCCGCACGCTGGGCCCCGGCAAGCGCGGGCAGTGGACATGGAAggacccgcgccgcgccgcctgcCTGCTCAAGATCGGCCCTCTCTTCGAGGACCTGCGCGGTCCGCCCAAGCACATGCTGACGCAGATCGCCacgcgcggcggcggaggcggcaagCGCCGCGCTGCAGGCGGTGGACCAGAGCGGATGATCGCGTCGGAGGACGAGAACGAGGACTCGGAGGCGCCCTTCATCCAGAAGCTCTTCGGCGTGCTCCGGGTCTACTTCACGCTGCTGGAGTCGGTGAAGCGCGTGGCGGTGGGCATCGTGGCCGGCGCGCACGCGTCATCGGGGCGGTCGTCCCGCGCGCACGCTGTGGCGGTGCTGTCCGTCGCCTCGTTCCAGCTCTTCTTCATGCTGCTCAAGAAGCCCTTCATTAAGAAGCGGGTGCAGCTGGTGGAGATCCTGTCGGTGACCAGCGAGGTGACCGTGTTCGCGGCGTGCCTGGCGCTGATCGACAGGACGTCGGCGGCGAGCGGTGGCGGCGGGTGGCTGCCCGACGGCGAAGCCCGCGGCGTGGGGCTGGCAATGCTGGGCGCCTTCGTGCTGGGGTTCGCGGCGCAGGTGTGCAACGAGTGGAACGCGCTGTACCGGCAGGCGCGCCTGCTGAGCGCCGACCGGAGCTCGTTCCTGGACGGCGCCAAGACGGCGTGCCtgggcctgctgctgctggtgctgccGTCGTCGGTCCTCGGCGAGCGGGTGGCGGTGAAGCACCAGCAGGTCCCGCCACCTCCGGGCGGCGGTGGAGCCGGGGAGAGCGTGTCGGCGTCGACGGCGGCCGACGGGGGCAGGGGCGGGAGCGGGAGCGAGGGTTCCCGGGGCTCGAGGGGCTCCAACAACGAGCGGTGGTGGCTTCGGCAGCTGCGGGAGATGGCGAAGGCCAGCTTCAGCAAGGAGGGCAATGCGgtcccggccggcggcggcggggaggaggcGTCGACCAGCGGCAGCAAGGCGAGGAGTGGGGAGTCGAAGTCGAAGTCCAAGAGCCTCTACAACGATCTCgaggccatcttctccaataCCAGCAGGTGA
- the LOC136514165 gene encoding uncharacterized protein isoform X2 produces MHGCRLLLSCFVPPPGSCSCSSFFLLSMELLDGEPASPCGGSGGNNGTTAAANYTGLKDGNHTFTACARTASPSNSSSSLTCATYAWDVDTVPPTASVSAGPAFTSASSVSALVSFTEPCPGGGGFVCNATYCNLIVYGPGSVDPSTLQVLSPVLRYSVAVAISPDAQYGRLVLVMGRGFCTDAAGHPFTRTPNSTFTLRFDRRSDSMNITATVPEKMLQIQGVTRLVQATNDEEGLRIYLAFAQPVLNSSEQILSALTATGAVLTPTNRSTLGKRRFGYVVNKMSDTTIVTVACDTSSIISRQGTPVLSAEPFTFLYDTQRPWVKLGTSARRTSSRDIPVLIKFAKPVFNFSTSAVQVSGGNVLSFHEASKSIYTLQIQAVDKLVSVQVAENAAQDVAGNPNLPSDVLQVRHYSVPASSSWIAAITTVIFLTTAAVATLLTVSTSSLVASGAISRPSSYMISEPSRNVLRMACHIQVFALSRWLSVNLPIEYYEFAKGIEWSIPYMRLPWEGPAADPFLGYSTMPAIAYSELLDRNAVGTVNISYPRAQGQPMTPTQIIPSDPVFPTEIPEDGKPTPPMQTPRDATPVMPVQTPLPLDGMPLTAMEYRSFFENPDMKPEAQIIMKLQDLDGWKYFGRNMFWLGVIGGGLILLHLLTLFYFKLRFRDREQWRRHGYGSLVLPRLEIMVVVLAMPCVAQAAAALIRGGTTCGLVVGIVLTAVLTSFLVGLLLFLSLGITMGRLLQYKEVHQEGQEYDHWYQELVRRTLGPGKRGQWTWKDPRRAACLLKIGPLFEDLRGPPKHMLTQIATRGGGGGKRRAAGGGPERMIASEDENEDSEAPFIQKLFGVLRVYFTLLESVKRVAVGIVAGAHASSGRSSRAHAVAVLSVASFQLFFMLLKKPFIKKRVQLVEILSVTSEVTVFAACLALIDRTSAASGGGGWLPDGEARGVGLAMLGAFVLGFAAQVCNEWNALYRQARLLSADRSSFLDGAKTACLGLLLLVLPSSVLGERVAVKHQQVPPPPGGGGAGESVSASTAADGGRGGSGSEGSRGSRGSNNERWWLRQLREMAKASFSKEGNAVPAGGGGEEASTSGSKARSGESKSKSKSLYNDLEAIFSNTSR; encoded by the exons ATGCATGGCTGCCGCTTGCTGCTTTCTTGTTTTGTTCCTCCTCCTGGCTCCTGTTCCTGCTCCTCCTTCTTTCTGCTATCAATGGAATTG TTGGACGGCGAGCCGGCGTCGCCCTGCGGCGGATCCGGCGGGAACAacgggacgacggcggcggcgaactACACGGGGCTCAAGGACGGCAACCACACCTTCACGGCGTGCGCGAGGACGGCGTCACCTTCGAATTCATCGTCCAGCCTCACCTGCGCCACCTACGCTTGGGATGTTG ACACTGTCCCACCAACGGCGTCCGTGTCGGCGGGGCCGGCGTTCACGAGCGCCTCCAGCGTGTCGGCGCTCGTCTCCTTCACCGAGCCCTGCCCCGGCGGTGGTGGATTCGTCTGCAACGCCACCTACTGCAAT CTCATCGTGTACGGCCCCGGCAGTGTGGACCCGTCGACGCTCCAGGTGCTCAGCCCCGTCCTGCGCTACTCCGTCGCCGTCGCCATCTCGCCGGACGCGCAGTACGGCCGCCTCGTCCTCGTCATGGGCAGGGGCTTCTGCACGGACGCCGCCGGCCACCCGTTCACCAGGACGCCCAACTCCACTTTCACCCTGCGCTTCG ATCGAAGGAGTGACTCCATGAACATCACCGCCACTGTTCCTGAGAAGATGCTCCAGATACAGGGCGTCACCAGGCTGGTTCAGGCCACCAACGACGAAGAGGGCCTCAGGATATACCTCGCCTTCGCCCAGCCGGTGCTCAACTCGTCCGAGCAGATCCTGAGTGCCCTTACGGCGACCGGCGCCGTGCTCACACCCACCAACAGAAGCACCCTCGGCAAACGCCGCTTCGGCTATGTT GTGAACAAGATGTCTGACACCACCATTGTGACCGTTGCCTGCGACACAAGCTCTATTATCAGCAGGCAAGGGACTCCGGTTCTTTCAGCAGAGCCATTCACGTTTCTTTATG ACACACAGAGACCTTGGGTTAAACTCGGCACATCGGCTCGCCGGACCAGCTCTCGCGACATCCCGGTCCTGATCAAGTTTGCAAAGCCTGTGTTCAACTTCAGCACCTCGGCAGTGCAGGTGTCTGGGGGCAATGTGCTGAG CTTCCATGAAGCCAGTAAGAGCATATACACGCTGCAGATACAGGCGGTCGACAAGCTGGTGTCGGTTCAGGTCGCAGAGAACGCAGCCCAGGACGTGGCTGGGAACCCCAACCTACCATCAGACGTTCTTCAAGTCAGGCACT ATTCTGTGCCTGCGTCATCGTCTTGGATCGCGGCAATCACCACTGTCATATTTCTGACAACTGCTGCCGTTGCCACACTCCTCACCGTTTCGACATCGTCTCTCGTCGCTTCCGGAGCTATCTCGAGGCCCTCTTCCTACATGATCTCAGAGCCATCAAGGAATGTCTTG AGGATGGCATGCCACATCCAAGTCTTTGCTCTGTCAAGATGGCTGTCAGTCAACCTGCCAATCGAGTACTACGAGTTTGCAAAGGGGATAGAATGGAGCATCCCCTACATGCGTCTGCCATGGGAAGGCCCGGCCGCAGACCCATTCCTGGGATACTCCACAATGCCTGCAATTGCATACTCGGAGCTGCTCGACAGGAACGCCGTCGGCACTGTAAACATCTCCTATCCTCGAGCACAAGGTCAGCCGATGACGCCGACGCAGATCATCCCATCAGACCCGGTATTCCCAACGGAGATCCCTGAAGATGGGAAACCCACACCGCCGATGCAAACTCCTAGAGACGCCACGCCGGTGATGCCAGTGCAGACCCCGTTGCCGTTGGACGGGATGCCCCTGACTGCAATGGAGTACCGTTCTTTCTTCGAG AACCCGGACATGAAGCCTGAGGCACAGATCATCATGAAGCTACAAGATTTGGATGG GTGGAAGTACTTCGGCAGGAACATGTTCTGGCTGGGCGTCATCGGCGGCGGCCTCATCCTCCTGCATCTCCTCACCCTCTTCTACTTCAAGCTGAGGTTCAGAGACAGGGAGCAGTGGCGGCGGCATGGCTACGGCTCGCTGGTTCTCCCCAGGCTGGAGATCATGGTCGTCGTTCTGGCAATGCCGTGTGTCGCCCAGGCAGCGGCAGCGCTCATCAGGGGCGGGACCACGTGCGGCCTGGTGGTAGGGATCGTGCTCACCGCCGTCCTGACTTCGTTCCTGGTGGGCCTGCTGCTGTTCCTGTCGCTGGGCATCACCATGGGCAGGCTGCTGCAGTACAAGGAGGTGCACCAGGAGGGGCAGGAGTACGACCACTGGTACCAGGAGCTGGTCCGCCGCACGCTGGGCCCCGGCAAGCGCGGGCAGTGGACATGGAAggacccgcgccgcgccgcctgcCTGCTCAAGATCGGCCCTCTCTTCGAGGACCTGCGCGGTCCGCCCAAGCACATGCTGACGCAGATCGCCacgcgcggcggcggaggcggcaagCGCCGCGCTGCAGGCGGTGGACCAGAGCGGATGATCGCGTCGGAGGACGAGAACGAGGACTCGGAGGCGCCCTTCATCCAGAAGCTCTTCGGCGTGCTCCGGGTCTACTTCACGCTGCTGGAGTCGGTGAAGCGCGTGGCGGTGGGCATCGTGGCCGGCGCGCACGCGTCATCGGGGCGGTCGTCCCGCGCGCACGCTGTGGCGGTGCTGTCCGTCGCCTCGTTCCAGCTCTTCTTCATGCTGCTCAAGAAGCCCTTCATTAAGAAGCGGGTGCAGCTGGTGGAGATCCTGTCGGTGACCAGCGAGGTGACCGTGTTCGCGGCGTGCCTGGCGCTGATCGACAGGACGTCGGCGGCGAGCGGTGGCGGCGGGTGGCTGCCCGACGGCGAAGCCCGCGGCGTGGGGCTGGCAATGCTGGGCGCCTTCGTGCTGGGGTTCGCGGCGCAGGTGTGCAACGAGTGGAACGCGCTGTACCGGCAGGCGCGCCTGCTGAGCGCCGACCGGAGCTCGTTCCTGGACGGCGCCAAGACGGCGTGCCtgggcctgctgctgctggtgctgccGTCGTCGGTCCTCGGCGAGCGGGTGGCGGTGAAGCACCAGCAGGTCCCGCCACCTCCGGGCGGCGGTGGAGCCGGGGAGAGCGTGTCGGCGTCGACGGCGGCCGACGGGGGCAGGGGCGGGAGCGGGAGCGAGGGTTCCCGGGGCTCGAGGGGCTCCAACAACGAGCGGTGGTGGCTTCGGCAGCTGCGGGAGATGGCGAAGGCCAGCTTCAGCAAGGAGGGCAATGCGgtcccggccggcggcggcggggaggaggcGTCGACCAGCGGCAGCAAGGCGAGGAGTGGGGAGTCGAAGTCGAAGTCCAAGAGCCTCTACAACGATCTCgaggccatcttctccaataCCAGCAGGTGA
- the LOC136514165 gene encoding uncharacterized protein isoform X4 gives MYIHAVGRRAGVALRRIRREQRDDGGGELHGAQGRQPHLHGVREDGVTFEFIVQPHLRHLRLGYTVPPTASVSAGPAFTSASSVSALVSFTEPCPGGGGFVCNATYCNLIVYGPGSVDPSTLQVLSPVLRYSVAVAISPDAQYGRLVLVMGRGFCTDAAGHPFTRTPNSTFTLRFDRRSDSMNITATVPEKMLQIQGVTRLVQATNDEEGLRIYLAFAQPVLNSSEQILSALTATGAVLTPTNRSTLGKRRFGYVVNKMSDTTIVTVACDTSSIISRQGTPVLSAEPFTFLYDTQRPWVKLGTSARRTSSRDIPVLIKFAKPVFNFSTSAVQVSGGNVLSFHEASKSIYTLQIQAVDKLVSVQVAENAAQDVAGNPNLPSDVLQVRHYSVPASSSWIAAITTVIFLTTAAVATLLTVSTSSLVASGAISRPSSYMISEPSRNVLRMACHIQVFALSRWLSVNLPIEYYEFAKGIEWSIPYMRLPWEGPAADPFLGYSTMPAIAYSELLDRNAVGTVNISYPRAQGQPMTPTQIIPSDPVFPTEIPEDGKPTPPMQTPRDATPVMPVQTPLPLDGMPLTAMEYRSFFENPDMKPEAQIIMKLQDLDGWKYFGRNMFWLGVIGGGLILLHLLTLFYFKLRFRDREQWRRHGYGSLVLPRLEIMVVVLAMPCVAQAAAALIRGGTTCGLVVGIVLTAVLTSFLVGLLLFLSLGITMGRLLQYKEVHQEGQEYDHWYQELVRRTLGPGKRGQWTWKDPRRAACLLKIGPLFEDLRGPPKHMLTQIATRGGGGGKRRAAGGGPERMIASEDENEDSEAPFIQKLFGVLRVYFTLLESVKRVAVGIVAGAHASSGRSSRAHAVAVLSVASFQLFFMLLKKPFIKKRVQLVEILSVTSEVTVFAACLALIDRTSAASGGGGWLPDGEARGVGLAMLGAFVLGFAAQVCNEWNALYRQARLLSADRSSFLDGAKTACLGLLLLVLPSSVLGERVAVKHQQVPPPPGGGGAGESVSASTAADGGRGGSGSEGSRGSRGSNNERWWLRQLREMAKASFSKEGNAVPAGGGGEEASTSGSKARSGESKSKSKSLYNDLEAIFSNTSR, from the exons ATGTACATCCATGCAGTTGGACGGCGAGCCGGCGTCGCCCTGCGGCGGATCCGGCGGGAACAacgggacgacggcggcggcgaactACACGGGGCTCAAGGACGGCAACCACACCTTCACGGCGTGCGCGAGGACGGCGTCACCTTCGAATTCATCGTCCAGCCTCACCTGCGCCACCTACGCTTGGGAT ACACTGTCCCACCAACGGCGTCCGTGTCGGCGGGGCCGGCGTTCACGAGCGCCTCCAGCGTGTCGGCGCTCGTCTCCTTCACCGAGCCCTGCCCCGGCGGTGGTGGATTCGTCTGCAACGCCACCTACTGCAAT CTCATCGTGTACGGCCCCGGCAGTGTGGACCCGTCGACGCTCCAGGTGCTCAGCCCCGTCCTGCGCTACTCCGTCGCCGTCGCCATCTCGCCGGACGCGCAGTACGGCCGCCTCGTCCTCGTCATGGGCAGGGGCTTCTGCACGGACGCCGCCGGCCACCCGTTCACCAGGACGCCCAACTCCACTTTCACCCTGCGCTTCG ATCGAAGGAGTGACTCCATGAACATCACCGCCACTGTTCCTGAGAAGATGCTCCAGATACAGGGCGTCACCAGGCTGGTTCAGGCCACCAACGACGAAGAGGGCCTCAGGATATACCTCGCCTTCGCCCAGCCGGTGCTCAACTCGTCCGAGCAGATCCTGAGTGCCCTTACGGCGACCGGCGCCGTGCTCACACCCACCAACAGAAGCACCCTCGGCAAACGCCGCTTCGGCTATGTT GTGAACAAGATGTCTGACACCACCATTGTGACCGTTGCCTGCGACACAAGCTCTATTATCAGCAGGCAAGGGACTCCGGTTCTTTCAGCAGAGCCATTCACGTTTCTTTATG ACACACAGAGACCTTGGGTTAAACTCGGCACATCGGCTCGCCGGACCAGCTCTCGCGACATCCCGGTCCTGATCAAGTTTGCAAAGCCTGTGTTCAACTTCAGCACCTCGGCAGTGCAGGTGTCTGGGGGCAATGTGCTGAG CTTCCATGAAGCCAGTAAGAGCATATACACGCTGCAGATACAGGCGGTCGACAAGCTGGTGTCGGTTCAGGTCGCAGAGAACGCAGCCCAGGACGTGGCTGGGAACCCCAACCTACCATCAGACGTTCTTCAAGTCAGGCACT ATTCTGTGCCTGCGTCATCGTCTTGGATCGCGGCAATCACCACTGTCATATTTCTGACAACTGCTGCCGTTGCCACACTCCTCACCGTTTCGACATCGTCTCTCGTCGCTTCCGGAGCTATCTCGAGGCCCTCTTCCTACATGATCTCAGAGCCATCAAGGAATGTCTTG AGGATGGCATGCCACATCCAAGTCTTTGCTCTGTCAAGATGGCTGTCAGTCAACCTGCCAATCGAGTACTACGAGTTTGCAAAGGGGATAGAATGGAGCATCCCCTACATGCGTCTGCCATGGGAAGGCCCGGCCGCAGACCCATTCCTGGGATACTCCACAATGCCTGCAATTGCATACTCGGAGCTGCTCGACAGGAACGCCGTCGGCACTGTAAACATCTCCTATCCTCGAGCACAAGGTCAGCCGATGACGCCGACGCAGATCATCCCATCAGACCCGGTATTCCCAACGGAGATCCCTGAAGATGGGAAACCCACACCGCCGATGCAAACTCCTAGAGACGCCACGCCGGTGATGCCAGTGCAGACCCCGTTGCCGTTGGACGGGATGCCCCTGACTGCAATGGAGTACCGTTCTTTCTTCGAG AACCCGGACATGAAGCCTGAGGCACAGATCATCATGAAGCTACAAGATTTGGATGG GTGGAAGTACTTCGGCAGGAACATGTTCTGGCTGGGCGTCATCGGCGGCGGCCTCATCCTCCTGCATCTCCTCACCCTCTTCTACTTCAAGCTGAGGTTCAGAGACAGGGAGCAGTGGCGGCGGCATGGCTACGGCTCGCTGGTTCTCCCCAGGCTGGAGATCATGGTCGTCGTTCTGGCAATGCCGTGTGTCGCCCAGGCAGCGGCAGCGCTCATCAGGGGCGGGACCACGTGCGGCCTGGTGGTAGGGATCGTGCTCACCGCCGTCCTGACTTCGTTCCTGGTGGGCCTGCTGCTGTTCCTGTCGCTGGGCATCACCATGGGCAGGCTGCTGCAGTACAAGGAGGTGCACCAGGAGGGGCAGGAGTACGACCACTGGTACCAGGAGCTGGTCCGCCGCACGCTGGGCCCCGGCAAGCGCGGGCAGTGGACATGGAAggacccgcgccgcgccgcctgcCTGCTCAAGATCGGCCCTCTCTTCGAGGACCTGCGCGGTCCGCCCAAGCACATGCTGACGCAGATCGCCacgcgcggcggcggaggcggcaagCGCCGCGCTGCAGGCGGTGGACCAGAGCGGATGATCGCGTCGGAGGACGAGAACGAGGACTCGGAGGCGCCCTTCATCCAGAAGCTCTTCGGCGTGCTCCGGGTCTACTTCACGCTGCTGGAGTCGGTGAAGCGCGTGGCGGTGGGCATCGTGGCCGGCGCGCACGCGTCATCGGGGCGGTCGTCCCGCGCGCACGCTGTGGCGGTGCTGTCCGTCGCCTCGTTCCAGCTCTTCTTCATGCTGCTCAAGAAGCCCTTCATTAAGAAGCGGGTGCAGCTGGTGGAGATCCTGTCGGTGACCAGCGAGGTGACCGTGTTCGCGGCGTGCCTGGCGCTGATCGACAGGACGTCGGCGGCGAGCGGTGGCGGCGGGTGGCTGCCCGACGGCGAAGCCCGCGGCGTGGGGCTGGCAATGCTGGGCGCCTTCGTGCTGGGGTTCGCGGCGCAGGTGTGCAACGAGTGGAACGCGCTGTACCGGCAGGCGCGCCTGCTGAGCGCCGACCGGAGCTCGTTCCTGGACGGCGCCAAGACGGCGTGCCtgggcctgctgctgctggtgctgccGTCGTCGGTCCTCGGCGAGCGGGTGGCGGTGAAGCACCAGCAGGTCCCGCCACCTCCGGGCGGCGGTGGAGCCGGGGAGAGCGTGTCGGCGTCGACGGCGGCCGACGGGGGCAGGGGCGGGAGCGGGAGCGAGGGTTCCCGGGGCTCGAGGGGCTCCAACAACGAGCGGTGGTGGCTTCGGCAGCTGCGGGAGATGGCGAAGGCCAGCTTCAGCAAGGAGGGCAATGCGgtcccggccggcggcggcggggaggaggcGTCGACCAGCGGCAGCAAGGCGAGGAGTGGGGAGTCGAAGTCGAAGTCCAAGAGCCTCTACAACGATCTCgaggccatcttctccaataCCAGCAGGTGA